From Paenibacillus physcomitrellae, the proteins below share one genomic window:
- a CDS encoding DHA2 family efflux MFS transporter permease subunit → MILGAFLATLNQTIMSVATPELMTDFSITATTAQWLTTGYMLVNGVLIPITAYLMLRFTTRQLFQASMILFLIGTIVSAFSDTFSVLLIGRLIQAAGAGIIMPLLTNVILTIFPVEKRGAAMGMVGFAIIFAPAIGPTLAGYILENYAWETMFYGMIPLAVIVIACGFIYLKNVSETQRSKMDIISVILSTIGFGALLYGFSSAGSKGWSSAEVLWSIAAGVVALGLFTWKQLASRKPLLDLRAFKYNMFSLTLIINIAATMMMYADMMLLPLYLQNARGFTALESGLLMLPGALIMGFLMPVTGRLFDRFGAKWLSIIGLAITLLTTFSFTNLTDSTSYIFLILMSTGRRIGMALFLMPLQTAGLNQLPSKLSAHGTAISNTVRQVAGAVGTSLLVTVMTSRTTTHLMNLMASENAATAEAKQHLAMEAMIEGINDAYLVILGIGLIGLVLSFFIKRVKPADEIKAEVVVNKLAKTEA, encoded by the coding sequence ATGATCTTGGGAGCCTTTCTGGCCACGCTGAACCAGACCATTATGAGTGTGGCTACTCCGGAGCTGATGACAGACTTCAGCATTACCGCCACAACCGCCCAGTGGCTGACCACCGGATATATGCTGGTTAACGGGGTGCTCATCCCGATTACAGCTTATCTCATGCTCAGATTCACGACTCGGCAGCTGTTTCAGGCTTCGATGATTTTGTTCCTGATCGGGACGATTGTTTCGGCATTCTCCGATACCTTCTCTGTTCTGTTAATCGGCCGTTTGATCCAGGCCGCCGGCGCGGGCATTATTATGCCGCTTCTGACGAATGTTATTTTAACCATCTTCCCGGTTGAAAAGAGAGGCGCCGCCATGGGGATGGTCGGCTTCGCGATTATTTTTGCCCCGGCGATCGGCCCTACGCTTGCCGGTTATATTTTGGAGAATTATGCTTGGGAAACGATGTTTTACGGCATGATTCCGCTTGCGGTAATCGTCATTGCCTGCGGCTTTATTTATTTGAAAAATGTCTCGGAAACCCAACGTTCCAAAATGGATATCATCAGCGTCATTCTCTCGACGATCGGCTTTGGCGCCCTGCTGTACGGCTTCAGCTCGGCAGGCAGCAAAGGCTGGTCAAGCGCAGAAGTATTATGGTCCATTGCAGCCGGCGTCGTCGCCCTCGGCTTGTTCACATGGAAGCAGCTCGCTTCCCGCAAACCGCTGCTCGACCTCAGAGCATTTAAGTATAATATGTTCTCCTTGACCTTGATCATTAATATTGCAGCTACCATGATGATGTACGCCGACATGATGCTGCTTCCGCTTTACCTGCAGAACGCCCGCGGTTTTACCGCCTTGGAATCAGGCCTGCTGATGCTGCCTGGCGCTTTGATTATGGGCTTCCTGATGCCCGTTACGGGCCGGCTGTTTGACCGTTTTGGCGCTAAATGGCTGTCGATCATTGGCCTGGCGATCACCCTGCTCACCACTTTTAGCTTTACAAATTTAACGGACTCCACCAGTTATATCTTCCTGATTCTGATGTCTACGGGACGCCGGATTGGCATGGCCTTGTTCCTGATGCCGCTCCAGACAGCCGGCCTGAATCAGCTGCCTTCGAAGCTGAGCGCACACGGTACCGCCATTTCCAATACCGTTAGACAAGTAGCGGGGGCCGTGGGAACCTCCCTGCTGGTAACCGTAATGACCAGCCGCACTACAACGCACTTGATGAATTTGATGGCCTCCGAAAATGCCGCGACTGCGGAAGCAAAGCAGCATTTGGCCATGGAAGCGATGATTGAAGGGATTAACGATGCTTATCTCGTTATTCTTGGTATCGGCCTGATCGGCCTGGTGCTCTCCTTCTTCATTAAGCGGGTCAAACCCGCAGATGAAATCAAAGCGGAAGTTGTCGTGAACAAGCTGGCTAAAACGGAAGCATGA